One Polypterus senegalus isolate Bchr_013 chromosome 10, ASM1683550v1, whole genome shotgun sequence DNA segment encodes these proteins:
- the gdpd2 gene encoding glycerophosphoinositol inositolphosphodiesterase GDPD2, with amino-acid sequence MKFKLCNRCVFAIFSCQNNDGKKKGGWCSCCLFTYLFAVFLLILAWMYMCGAAFNDRDDLNWKAFQVVNHWINWFMVALIISLVLVIYAFLLLIFAVLLVLLKEPLVMHCMHKVLITLALLISVSGIVGLCKGWSEELKTVSMFLKVTSPILHIIGSVVVCLCSLFVFQQFFMAKSKVSKVFIMLTYLIIVAAVFLFPCYLEFLEISSPCLQENIPRKPALIGHRGLSMMAPENTMMSFQKSVNCGVVAFETDVLISFDGVPFLMHDDKSLKRTTDVESKLKEQKDKESSCFTWKDLQTLNAGTWFVERDPFYTVSSLSEADKTEARNQSIPKLTELLDLANQHNISVIFDIKNMCACHPYYTNYTAQIVETINNSGIQEELVWWLPSNYRSMVKKKAPGFKQVYGTEREMKNDGGNRLNMKYSELDSEEIMNYTQKNVSVNLYVVNEIWLFSMVWCMGATSVTTNACHLFQDMEKPYIFHMAPKWYRIIWISVDCVLLLLILGFFFLQRHLNHKSKGQDCNQNGYRLSSLDEEDSVL; translated from the exons ATGAAGTTCAAGCTGTGCAATAGATGTGTCTTTGCAATCTTCAGCTGCCAGAACAATGATGGCAAGAAGAAAGGTGGATGG TGCTCTTGTTGTTTGTTCACCTActtgtttgctgtttttctgcTGATCCTTGCATGGATGTATATGTGTGGGGCAGCTTTCAATGACCGAGATGATTTAAATTG gAAGGCATTCCAGGTGGTTAATCACTGGATCAACTGGTTCATGGTCGCTCTGATTATATCTTTAGTGTTGGTCATCTATGCCTTCTTATTACTG atTTTTGCAGTACTTCTTGTTCTGCTAAAAGAACCTCTGGTTATGCACTGCATGCACAAG GTCCTGATTACCCTGGCTCTTTTAATCTCGGTTTCTGGGATTGTTGGTCTGTGTAAAGGATGGTCTGAAGAACTGAAAACTGTCAGCATGTTTCTTAAG GTGACAAGTCCCATTCTCCACATCATTGGTTCTGTTGTTGTCTGCCTTTGCAGTTTATTTGTATTCCAGCAGTTTTTTATGGCCAAAAGCAAAG TTTCAAAGGTTTTCATCATGCTCACTTACCTGATCATTGTGGCAGCGGTCTTCCTGTTTCCATGCTACCTGGAATTTTTGGAAATTTCATCTCCTTGTCTGCAAGAAAACATACCAAGGAAACCAGCACTGATTGGCCATCGAGGATTATCAATG ATGGCACCTGAAAATACAATGATGTCATTCCAGAAGAGTGTGAATTGTGGTGTTGTTGCATTTGAAACAGATGTTCTGATCAG CTTTGATGGTGTTCCTTTTTTGATGCATGATGATAAATCTCTGAAAAGAACAACAGATGTAGagtcaaaattaaaagaacaaaaggaCAAAGAAAGTTCTTGTTTTACCTGGAAAGATCTGCAGACTCTCAATGCTGGAACATGGTTTGTAGAG AGGGACCCATTCTATACTGTCTCCTCTCTATCAGAGGCAGATAAAACTGAAGCAAGGAATCAGAGTATCCCAAAACTGACAGAGCTTCTGGATCTGGCTAATCAACATAATATATCTGTGATCTTTGACATCAAAAATATGTGCGCATGTCACCCATATTACACAAACTACACCGCTCAAATAGTTGAGACCATCAACAATTCCGGGATTCAAGAAGAACTG GTATGGTGGCTGCCCAGTAATTACAGATCAATGGTGAAAAAAAAGGCTCCAGGGTTCAAGCAGGTTTATGGCACTGAGCGTGAAATGAAGAATGATGGTGGCAATCGGCTTAATATGAAATATAGCGAACTGGATTCCGAGGAAATTAT GAACTACACCCAGAAGAATGTAAGTGTAAACCTCTATGTGGTCAATGAAATATGGCTGTTCTCCATGGTTTGGTGTATGGGCGCTACCTCAGTTACTACCAATGCCTGCCATTTATTCCAGGATATGGAGAAGCCGTACATCTTCCACATG GCTCCAAAATGGTATAGAATCATCTGGATTTCAGTTGACTGTGTCCTCTTGTTGCTCATTCTGGGATTTTTCTTCCTTCAGAG GCACTTAAACCACAAAAGCAAAG GGCAAGACTGCAACCAGAATGGCTATAGATTATCAAGTTTGGATGAGGAGGacagtgttttgtga